One Periophthalmus magnuspinnatus isolate fPerMag1 chromosome 8, fPerMag1.2.pri, whole genome shotgun sequence genomic window carries:
- the LOC117375130 gene encoding SUMO-conjugating enzyme UBC9-like — translation MSGIALSRLSQERKAWRKDHPFGFVAVPTKNPDGTMNLMNWECAIPGKKGTLWEGGLYKLRMLFKDDYPSSPPKCKFEPPIFHPNVYPSGTVCLSILEEDKDWRPAITIKQILLGIQELLNEPNIQDPAQAEAYTIYCQNRMDYEKRVRAQAKKFAPT, via the exons ATGTCGGGTATCGCTTTGAGCAGACTGTCCCAGGAGCGTAAAGCCTGGAGGAAAGACCACCCATTT GGTTTTGTTGCTGTGCCTACCAAGAACCCAGATGGGACAATGAACCTCATGAACTGGGAATGTGCCATCCCGGGGAAGAAAGGA ACCTTGTGGGAGGGCGGCCTTTACAAACTCCGAATGCTGTTCAAAGATGACTACCCATCTTCTCCACCAAAAT GCAAGTTTGAGCCCCCAATCTTCCACCCAAATGTCTACCCATCAGGCACTGTGTGTCTCTCCATCCTGGAGGAAGACAAGGACTGGAGGCCGGCTATCACCATCAAACAG ATTCTTTTGGGAATCCAAGAACTGCTGAATGAGCCAAATATCCAAGACCCGGCCCAAGCAGAGGCATACACGATTTACTG tcAGAACAGGATGGACTATGAGAAGCGCGTCCGGGCACAGGCCAAGAAGTTTGCTCCTACATAA
- the LOC117375126 gene encoding 3-mercaptopyruvate sulfurtransferase, translating into MAAQIHTLVSAKWLLDAIKKNRIGPKLRLLDASWYLAKTKRDARAEFVRTHIPGASFFDIDDCCDKNTELDHMLPTPERFSEYVEELGIGNETHVVVYDTHDVGAFSAPRVWWMFRLFGHNTVSVLDGGMKNWLHNKYPVTAEYTKPEPQKFKASQNKSWVKNYEDILENVQTRKVQVVDARSAGRFRGTEPEPRDDVLPGHYPGAINIPFYSIFNQSGEVMPTEDLAKLYKEAGVDVQKPLWTSCGSGVTACVIILGAHLLGHPGPCLYDGSWTEWFKRAPAEYIVSEGQDKSK; encoded by the exons ATGGCGGCTCAGATCCACACTCTGGTCTCGGCCAAGTGGCTCTTAGATGCCATTAAAAAGAATCGCATCGGCCCAAAGCTCCGGCTCCTTGACGCGTCGTGGTACCTGGCGAAAACCAAGCGCGACGCCAGAGCTGAGTTCGTCCGGACGCACATCCCCGGAGCCTCCTTCTTTGACATCGATGACTGCTGCGACAAGAACACGGAGCTGGATCACATGCTTCCAACTCCAGAGCGTTTTTCTGAGTACGTGGAGGAGCTGGGCATCGGGAACGAGACGCACGTTGTGGTTTACGATACGCACGACGTCGGAGCGTTCAGTGCGCCCCGGGTTTGGTGGATGTTCCGTCTGTTTGGGCACAACACGGTGTCAGTTCTGGACGGAGGAATGAAGAACTGGCTGCACAATAAGTACCCCGTGACAGCAGAGTACACGAAACCCGAGCCTCAGAAGTTTAAAGCCTCACAGAATAAGTCCTGGGTCAAAAACTATGAAGATATTCTAGAAAACGTCCAGACGAGGAAGGTGCAGGTGGTGGATGCCAGGTCCGCGGGCAGGTTCAGGGGCACAGAGCCAGAGCCCAGGGACG ACGTCCTGCCTGGTCACTACCCCGGTGCGATCAACATCCCCTTTTACTCCATCTTCAACCAGTCTGGGGAAGTGATGCCGACTGAAGATTTGGCAAAGCTGTACAAAGAGGCGGGTGTGGACGTCCAGAAGCCGCTGTGGACCAGCTGTGGGTCTGGGGTCACCgcttgtgtcattattttaggCGCTCACCTGCTGGGACACCCGGGGCCCTGCCTGTACGACGGCTCCTGGACTGAGTGGTTTAAAAGAGCTCCTGCAGAATACATCGTCTCTGAAGGACAAGACAAGTCAAAGTAA